AAACCCGGACAATGCACGTTCTGCACGAACGTCCCCGAGCCTCTTGAAGTTGGTGAGAGCCTTGCCGTGGCGCTCGTGGACGCGGCCATCGATTTGCAAGCACAGGGTGGGTTGGGACCATCCGTTCCGAATCGTTTGTTCGGCATACCACAGCCGGCTCTTCTCATCGTC
This Deltaproteobacteria bacterium DNA region includes the following protein-coding sequences:
- a CDS encoding DUF1016 domain-containing protein, with protein sequence DDEKSRLWYAEQTIRNGWSQPTLCLQIDGRVHERHGKALTNFKRLGDVRAERALSGFENSHDS